A window of Pseudomonas monteilii contains these coding sequences:
- a CDS encoding oxidoreductase: protein MQRIIKHQQIVDETWHLLPKDASFDELTNCDDYIVPLQLWRDHGHALKARDGGLGIWLDSDEQAEEIGEDVQHFQVIALNFPAFTDGRSYSNARLLRDRYQYTGELRAIGDVLRDQLFYMARCGFDAFAIRADKDPEAALEGLKDFSVTYQAAADDPRPLFRRR from the coding sequence ATGCAGCGAATCATTAAGCACCAGCAGATCGTCGACGAAACCTGGCACCTGCTGCCCAAGGACGCATCGTTCGACGAATTGACCAACTGCGACGACTACATCGTGCCTTTGCAGCTGTGGCGCGACCACGGGCATGCGCTGAAGGCGCGCGACGGTGGCCTGGGCATCTGGCTGGACAGCGACGAACAGGCCGAAGAGATCGGTGAAGACGTCCAGCACTTCCAGGTGATCGCGTTGAACTTCCCGGCCTTCACCGACGGCCGTAGCTACTCCAACGCCCGTTTGCTGCGCGATCGCTACCAGTACACCGGCGAGCTTCGGGCCATTGGCGACGTGCTGCGCGACCAGCTGTTCTACATGGCGCGTTGCGGGTTCGATGCCTTCGCCATCCGTGCCGACAAGGATCCGGAGGCCGCGCTCGAGGGCCTGAAGGATTTCTCGGTCACCTACCAGGCCGCGGCCGACGATCCGCGGCCGCTGTTCCGTCGCCGTTGA
- a CDS encoding peptidylprolyl isomerase, whose protein sequence is MVHRLLVLALATLLSGAALGQAPQSSPTISYTRDVQPIFTEKCVACHACNDAACQLNLGSAEGVERGASKMPVYQGERSQAAPTTRLFEDAHGEEAWRRKGFYSVLDAQGSQAALMARMLELGHQTPLTPNAKIPSDIALGLGRENMCPMPVEFDGYVASHPRQGMPLAVTGLTDAEYQTLQRWLAAGAPIDHQAIAPTAVEARQIAQWEALLNRPGASEALAARWLYEHLFLAHVHFEGGEPDHFFQWVRSRTPSGQPVDPIATRRPNDAPGTTFYYRLRPVQGVIVHKTHITYPMSPAKLARVKALFYAGDWQVDSVPGYGRQRRANPFETFAAIPARARYQFMLDNAEYFVRTFIRGPVCRGQIATDVIRDNFWVLFQDPSQDPYVTDARYRAQATPLLAMPGQIDNVTSVLSLWLTYRDKRNAYEALRRDTYATLPAPDWNTLWKGNDDALLSIFRHFDSASVTKGLIGDVPQTSWLFDYPLLERTYYQLAVNFDVFGNVSHQLQTRLYFDLIRNGAEINFLRLMPAASRADMLSDWYQDGGKLKMLFDYEGIDTHTPSALRLRAEDPRRDFGMQLLQRYAALDASPDPINRCLGAACYRPGIGKDFQYAEQALSRLASRPAGGLKVIERLPEATLLRVEGQGGQREVYSLLRNRAHTNVAFLLGESYRYQPALDTLTIYPGVMSSYPNFMFNVPADQVPAFVEAMEAARDDAGRFERIVERWGIRRSHPEFWRYFHDMDRYIKEVAPLEAGVLDMNRYENL, encoded by the coding sequence ATGGTGCACCGTTTACTTGTTCTGGCGCTGGCGACCCTGCTCAGTGGCGCCGCGCTCGGACAAGCCCCGCAATCGAGCCCCACGATCTCCTACACCCGTGACGTTCAACCGATCTTCACCGAGAAGTGCGTGGCCTGCCATGCCTGCAACGACGCGGCCTGCCAGCTGAACCTGGGCAGCGCCGAAGGCGTCGAGCGCGGCGCCTCGAAGATGCCGGTCTACCAGGGCGAACGCAGCCAGGCCGCGCCGACCACCCGGCTGTTCGAAGATGCCCACGGTGAGGAGGCCTGGCGGCGCAAGGGGTTCTATTCGGTGCTCGACGCCCAGGGCAGCCAGGCGGCGCTGATGGCGCGGATGCTCGAACTGGGGCACCAGACGCCCCTGACGCCCAATGCCAAGATTCCCAGCGACATCGCGCTGGGCCTGGGCCGAGAGAACATGTGCCCGATGCCCGTGGAGTTCGACGGCTATGTCGCCTCGCACCCGCGCCAGGGCATGCCCCTGGCCGTCACCGGCCTGACCGACGCCGAATACCAGACCTTGCAGCGCTGGCTCGCCGCCGGTGCGCCGATCGACCACCAGGCCATCGCACCCACGGCCGTCGAGGCCCGGCAGATCGCGCAGTGGGAAGCCCTGCTCAACCGTCCCGGCGCCAGCGAGGCTTTGGCGGCCCGCTGGCTCTACGAACACCTGTTCCTGGCCCACGTGCACTTCGAGGGCGGCGAGCCCGACCACTTCTTCCAATGGGTCCGTTCGCGCACGCCCAGTGGCCAGCCGGTCGATCCGATCGCCACGCGACGGCCCAACGACGCACCCGGCACCACGTTCTACTACCGGCTGCGACCGGTCCAGGGCGTGATCGTGCACAAGACCCACATCACCTACCCGATGAGCCCGGCCAAGCTGGCGCGGGTCAAGGCGCTGTTCTACGCCGGTGACTGGCAGGTCGACAGCGTGCCGGGGTACGGGCGGCAGCGCCGCGCCAATCCGTTCGAGACCTTCGCCGCGATTCCGGCGCGCGCGCGCTACCAGTTCATGCTCGACAACGCCGAGTACTTCGTGCGCACGTTCATCCGCGGGCCGGTCTGCCGTGGGCAGATCGCGACCGACGTGATCCGCGACAACTTCTGGGTGCTGTTTCAGGACCCGAGTCAGGACCCGTACGTCACCGACGCGCGCTACCGCGCCCAGGCCACGCCGCTGCTGGCCATGCCCGGGCAGATCGACAACGTCACCAGCGTGCTGTCGCTGTGGCTGACCTACCGCGACAAGCGCAATGCCTACGAGGCCCTGCGCCGCGACACCTACGCCACCTTGCCGGCGCCCGACTGGAACACCCTCTGGAAAGGCAACGACGATGCCTTGCTGAGCATTTTCCGGCATTTCGACAGCGCCTCGGTGACCAAGGGGCTGATCGGCGATGTGCCGCAGACCTCCTGGCTGTTCGACTATCCGTTGCTCGAACGCACCTACTACCAGCTGGCGGTCAACTTCGACGTGTTCGGCAACGTGTCGCACCAGTTGCAGACCCGCCTGTATTTCGACCTGATCCGCAACGGCGCCGAGATCAACTTCCTGCGCCTGATGCCGGCCGCGAGCCGGGCGGACATGCTCAGCGACTGGTACCAGGACGGCGGCAAGCTGAAGATGCTGTTCGACTACGAAGGCATCGACACCCATACGCCGAGCGCACTGCGCCTGCGCGCCGAGGATCCGCGTCGCGATTTCGGCATGCAGCTGCTGCAGCGCTACGCGGCCCTCGACGCCTCGCCCGATCCGATCAACCGCTGCCTGGGCGCCGCCTGCTACCGGCCTGGCATCGGCAAGGACTTCCAGTACGCCGAACAGGCGCTGAGCCGCCTGGCATCGCGACCGGCAGGTGGGCTCAAGGTCATCGAGCGCCTGCCGGAGGCCACGCTGCTGCGCGTCGAAGGGCAGGGCGGCCAGCGCGAGGTCTACAGCCTGCTGCGCAATCGTGCGCACACCAACGTGGCGTTCCTGCTGGGCGAGAGCTACCGCTACCAGCCAGCGCTGGACACGCTGACGATCTACCCAGGCGTCATGAGCAGCTACCCCAACTTCATGTTCAACGTACCTGCCGACCAAGTGCCGGCGTTCGTCGAGGCCATGGAGGCAGCGCGGGACGATGCAGGCCGGTTCGAGCGCATCGTCGAGCGCTGGGGCATTCGCCGCAGTCACCCCGAATTCTGGCGTTACTTCCACGACATGGACCGCTACATCAAAGAGGTCGCGCCCCTGGAGGCAGGTGTGCTGGACATGAACCGCTACGAGAACCTTTGA
- a CDS encoding acyltransferase: MLYSLQALRAFAAWVVVCHHFMQIFFDFHPSGPIGRFFTERGAVGVDIFFVISGLVIYLSTRDKPMAPQRFMLLRVLRIVPAYWFYTGLMALLLFSASRWMPHQVFDWQHLALSLLFIPAENPGGYGLYPTLNVGWTLNFEMFFYLLFSLVFLVRQRLHLVLVGVALLIVSEGLARAGLLSRFYSNDIIYEFLLGIGIGVLYQRGLIRQGLWWPLAVLGAACWAIYHFDASQRLVHWGLPSALVVLAFIGLERYFKGSQLLKALGDCSYSVYLIHVLVLWSGWFVSQRFGIDPYLTFAACVPLIGAASWLSYRWLECGVYRRSKAWCEARLQPGAELVLSRVKY; this comes from the coding sequence ATGCTGTATTCGCTTCAGGCTCTCCGGGCATTCGCCGCCTGGGTGGTGGTGTGTCATCACTTCATGCAGATCTTCTTCGACTTCCACCCCAGCGGTCCCATCGGGCGGTTCTTCACCGAACGCGGTGCAGTGGGGGTCGACATCTTCTTCGTCATCAGCGGGCTGGTGATCTACCTTTCGACCCGTGACAAGCCCATGGCGCCGCAACGGTTCATGCTGCTGCGTGTCCTGCGCATCGTGCCGGCCTACTGGTTCTACACCGGGCTCATGGCCCTGCTGCTGTTCAGCGCCAGCCGCTGGATGCCGCATCAGGTCTTCGACTGGCAGCACCTGGCGCTGTCGCTGTTGTTCATTCCTGCGGAAAATCCTGGGGGCTACGGCCTGTATCCCACCCTCAACGTCGGCTGGACCCTGAACTTCGAGATGTTCTTCTACCTGCTGTTTTCCCTGGTGTTCCTGGTACGCCAGCGCCTGCACCTGGTGTTGGTGGGGGTCGCCTTGCTGATCGTCAGCGAAGGGCTGGCCCGGGCCGGCCTGCTGAGTCGGTTCTACAGCAACGACATCATCTACGAGTTCCTGCTCGGCATCGGCATCGGCGTGCTCTATCAGCGTGGGTTGATCCGCCAGGGCCTGTGGTGGCCGCTCGCGGTCCTGGGCGCCGCGTGCTGGGCCATCTACCATTTCGACGCCTCCCAGCGGCTGGTTCACTGGGGCTTGCCAAGCGCGCTGGTGGTGCTGGCCTTCATCGGCCTGGAGCGCTATTTCAAGGGCAGCCAATTGCTCAAGGCTCTGGGGGACTGTTCCTATTCGGTGTACCTGATCCATGTGCTGGTGCTGTGGTCAGGCTGGTTCGTCAGCCAGCGGTTCGGCATCGACCCTTACCTGACGTTCGCCGCCTGCGTGCCACTGATCGGCGCAGCGTCCTGGCTGAGCTACCGGTGGCTGGAATGCGGCGTCTACCGACGGAGCAAGGCGTGGTGCGAGGCGCGTCTGCAGCCTGGCGCCGAGCTGGTGCTTTCCCGAGTCAAATACTAG
- a CDS encoding Fe/S biogenesis protein NfuA, whose product MSAITITDAAHDYLADLLSKQNTPGIGIRVFITQPGTQYAETCIAYCKPGEEKPDDVAVGLKSFTAYIDSISEPFLEDALVDYATDRMGGQLTIKAPNAKVPMVNEDSPLNERINYYLQTEINPGLASHGGLVSLVDVVEDGIAVLQFGGGCQGCGQADVTLRDGIERTLLERVPELKGVRDVTDHTMKENAYY is encoded by the coding sequence ATGAGCGCAATAACCATTACCGACGCCGCCCATGACTACCTGGCCGATCTGCTGTCCAAGCAGAACACGCCCGGCATCGGCATTCGCGTCTTCATCACCCAGCCAGGCACGCAGTACGCCGAGACGTGCATCGCCTACTGCAAGCCGGGTGAGGAAAAGCCCGACGACGTCGCCGTGGGCCTGAAAAGCTTCACGGCCTATATCGATTCGATCAGCGAGCCGTTTCTGGAAGACGCGCTGGTCGACTATGCCACCGACCGCATGGGCGGGCAGCTGACCATCAAGGCGCCGAATGCCAAGGTGCCGATGGTCAACGAAGACAGCCCGCTCAACGAGCGCATCAACTATTACCTGCAAACCGAGATCAACCCAGGTCTGGCCAGCCATGGCGGCCTGGTGAGCCTGGTCGACGTGGTCGAGGACGGCATCGCGGTCCTGCAGTTCGGCGGTGGCTGTCAAGGTTGTGGTCAGGCCGACGTCACCCTGCGTGACGGGATCGAGCGCACCTTGCTCGAGCGCGTACCGGAGCTCAAGGGTGTTCGCGACGTGACCGACCACACCATGAAAGAGAACGCGTACTACTGA
- a CDS encoding 2-nitropropane dioxygenase yields MRTWPDRRLLDLLGIDVPILQAPMAGASGAALAIAVGNAGGLGALPCALLSPDLIEQEIDAFRAACQGPLNLNFFCHHSPAADAAREARWKQALKPYYEELGLDFSAPTPVSSRAPFDEAGCALIEAKRPEVVSFHFGLPAPDLLQRVKATGAKVLSSATTVEEARWLQAHGCDAIIAMGAEAGGHRGMFLSEDVNSQIGTFALVPQVADAVSVPVIAAGGIADHRGLVAALALGASAVQIGTTYLFTPQAKVSTAHRRALDSASASETALTNLFTGRPARGIVNRVMRELGPLSPLAPAFPLAGGALMPLRAVDDARGTSDFGNLWSGQALRLGRHLPADELTRDIATKALALIGTSSV; encoded by the coding sequence ATGCGCACCTGGCCAGACCGCCGTCTTCTCGACCTGCTGGGCATCGACGTGCCCATTCTCCAGGCGCCCATGGCCGGAGCGAGCGGCGCGGCGCTGGCCATCGCGGTGGGGAACGCCGGCGGGCTAGGCGCACTCCCCTGCGCCCTGCTGAGCCCGGACTTGATCGAGCAGGAGATCGACGCGTTCAGGGCCGCCTGCCAGGGCCCGTTGAACCTGAACTTCTTCTGCCACCACTCCCCAGCGGCGGATGCGGCACGCGAGGCGCGCTGGAAGCAGGCGCTCAAGCCCTACTACGAAGAGCTTGGCCTCGACTTCTCGGCGCCGACACCCGTGTCCAGTCGCGCACCGTTCGATGAAGCCGGTTGCGCCCTGATCGAGGCGAAGCGTCCCGAGGTCGTCAGCTTCCATTTCGGCCTGCCCGCGCCTGACCTGCTGCAGCGCGTCAAGGCGACAGGCGCCAAGGTGCTCTCCAGCGCCACCACGGTCGAAGAGGCACGATGGCTTCAAGCCCATGGATGCGATGCCATCATCGCCATGGGCGCCGAAGCCGGTGGACACCGCGGGATGTTTCTGAGCGAGGACGTCAACAGCCAGATCGGCACCTTCGCCCTGGTCCCTCAGGTGGCCGATGCCGTGAGCGTACCGGTCATCGCGGCCGGCGGTATCGCCGACCACCGCGGGTTGGTTGCCGCCCTGGCGTTGGGAGCCTCGGCCGTGCAGATCGGCACGACCTACCTGTTCACTCCGCAGGCGAAGGTATCGACGGCTCACCGTCGGGCGCTGGACAGCGCCTCGGCGAGCGAGACCGCGCTGACCAACCTGTTCACCGGCCGCCCTGCGCGCGGCATCGTCAATCGTGTGATGCGCGAACTGGGGCCGCTGAGCCCGCTGGCACCGGCCTTCCCCCTGGCGGGCGGCGCCCTGATGCCACTGCGCGCGGTGGACGATGCCCGAGGCACCAGCGATTTCGGGAACCTGTGGTCAGGCCAGGCCTTGCGCCTCGGTCGTCACCTGCCCGCAGACGAGCTGACACGCGACATCGCGACCAAGGCGCTTGCCCTGATCGGAACATCGAGTGTGTAG
- a CDS encoding methionine synthase yields the protein MSDRSARYQALQHALKARILILDGGMGTMIQSYRLEEADYRGTRFADWPSDVKGNNDLLLLTQPDVIAAIEKAYLDAGADILETNTFNATQISQADYGMESLVYELNVEGARIARQVADAKTLETPDRPRFVAGVLGPTSRTCSISPDVNDPGYRNVTFDELVVNYVEATRGLIEGGADLILIETIFDTLNAKAAIFAVQQVFEDDGVELPIMISGTITDASGRTLSGQTTEAFWNSVRHANPISVGLNCALGAKDLRPYLEELSTKAGTHVSAHPNAGLPNAFGEYDETPAEMAAVVEEFAASGFLNIIGGCCGTTPGHIQAIAEAVGRYAPRAIPDIPKACRLSGLEPFTIDRQSLFVNVGERTNITGSAKFARLIREENYTEALEVALQQVEAGAQVIDINMDEGMLDSQAAMVRFLNLIAGEPDISRVPIMIDSSKWEVIEAGLKCIQGKGIVNSISMKEGVEQFKHHARLCKRYGAAVVVMAFDEVGQADTAARKKEICQRSYDILVNEVGFPPEDIIFDPNIFAVATGIEEHNNYAVDFIEACAYIRDHLPHALTSGGVSNVSFSFRGNNPVREAIHSVFLYHAIQNGLTMGIVNAGQLEIYDEIPPALRERVEDVVLNRTPEGTDALLAIADDYKGGGAAKEVENEEWRSLPVGKRLEHALVKGITAYIVEDTEECRQQAARPIEVIEGPLMSGMNVVGDLFGAGKMFLPQVVKSARVMKQAVAHLIPFIEAEKGDKPEAKGKILMATVKGDVHDIGKNIVGVVLGCNGYDIVDLGVMVPAEKILQTAREQKCDIIGLSGLITPSLDEMVHVAREMQRQDFHLPLMIGGATTSKAHTAVKIEPKYSNDAVIYVTDASRAVGVATQLLSKELKPGFIEKTRLEYQDVRERTANRSARTERLSYEQAIARKPQFDWATHSPVAPSFTGVQVLDDIDLRVLAEYIDWTPFFISWDLAGKFPRILTDEVVGEAATALYEDARQMLDKLIDERLISARAVFGFWPANQVADDDIEVYGAEGQTLATLHHLRQQTIKPDGKPNLSLADFVAPKDSGVTDYVGGFITTAGIGAEEVAKAYQDKGDDYNSIMVKALADRLAEACAEWLHERVRKEHWGYARDEQLDNEALIKEQYSGIRPAPGYPACPDHTEKETLFRLLDGTGIGETGPSGVFLTEHFAMFPAAAVSGWYFAHPQAQYFAVGKVEKDQIERYSARKGQEVSVSERWLAPNLGYEG from the coding sequence ATGTCCGACCGCAGCGCTCGTTACCAAGCCCTCCAGCACGCGCTCAAGGCGCGCATCCTGATCCTCGACGGCGGCATGGGGACCATGATCCAGAGCTATCGCCTGGAAGAAGCCGACTATCGTGGCACGCGGTTCGCCGATTGGCCAAGCGACGTGAAAGGCAACAACGACCTGTTGCTGCTCACCCAGCCCGACGTGATCGCGGCCATCGAGAAGGCCTACCTGGACGCCGGCGCCGATATCCTCGAGACCAACACCTTCAACGCCACCCAGATCTCCCAGGCCGACTATGGCATGGAATCGCTGGTGTACGAACTCAACGTCGAGGGCGCACGCATCGCCCGCCAGGTGGCCGACGCCAAGACCCTGGAAACCCCGGACCGTCCGCGCTTCGTCGCCGGCGTGCTCGGCCCGACCAGCCGCACCTGCTCGATCTCGCCTGACGTCAACGACCCCGGCTATCGCAACGTCACCTTCGACGAGCTGGTGGTGAACTACGTCGAGGCTACCCGTGGCCTGATCGAGGGCGGCGCCGACCTGATCCTGATCGAGACCATCTTCGACACCCTAAATGCCAAGGCCGCGATCTTCGCCGTGCAGCAGGTGTTCGAGGACGATGGCGTCGAACTGCCGATCATGATTTCCGGCACCATCACCGACGCTTCCGGCCGTACGCTCTCCGGGCAGACCACCGAAGCGTTCTGGAACTCGGTGCGCCATGCCAACCCGATTTCCGTCGGCCTGAACTGCGCCCTGGGGGCCAAGGACCTGCGCCCGTACCTGGAAGAGCTGTCGACCAAGGCCGGCACCCATGTCTCCGCCCACCCCAACGCCGGCCTGCCGAACGCCTTCGGCGAATACGACGAGACACCGGCAGAGATGGCGGCAGTGGTCGAAGAGTTCGCCGCCAGCGGCTTTCTCAACATCATCGGCGGCTGCTGCGGCACCACGCCCGGGCACATCCAGGCCATCGCCGAGGCCGTCGGGCGCTACGCGCCACGGGCCATTCCGGACATCCCCAAGGCCTGTCGCCTCTCGGGCCTGGAGCCGTTCACCATCGACCGCCAGTCGTTGTTCGTCAACGTCGGCGAGCGGACCAACATCACCGGCTCGGCCAAGTTCGCCCGGCTGATCCGTGAAGAGAACTACACCGAAGCGCTCGAGGTGGCCCTGCAGCAGGTCGAGGCCGGCGCGCAGGTGATCGACATCAACATGGATGAAGGGATGCTCGACTCCCAGGCGGCCATGGTGCGCTTCCTCAACCTGATCGCCGGCGAGCCGGACATCTCGCGCGTGCCGATCATGATCGACTCCTCCAAGTGGGAGGTGATCGAGGCCGGTCTCAAGTGCATCCAGGGCAAGGGCATCGTCAACTCGATCTCCATGAAGGAAGGCGTCGAGCAGTTCAAGCACCACGCCCGCCTGTGCAAGCGCTATGGCGCCGCCGTGGTGGTCATGGCCTTCGACGAGGTCGGCCAGGCCGATACCGCCGCGCGCAAGAAAGAGATCTGCCAGCGCAGCTACGACATCCTGGTCAACGAGGTGGGCTTCCCGCCGGAAGACATCATCTTCGACCCGAACATCTTCGCCGTGGCCACTGGCATCGAGGAGCACAACAACTACGCGGTCGACTTCATCGAAGCCTGCGCCTACATCCGCGATCACCTGCCCCATGCGCTGACCTCGGGCGGGGTGTCCAACGTGTCGTTCTCGTTCCGCGGCAACAACCCGGTGCGCGAGGCGATCCACTCGGTGTTCCTCTACCACGCGATCCAGAACGGCTTGACCATGGGCATCGTCAACGCCGGGCAGCTGGAGATCTACGACGAGATCCCGCCCGCGTTGCGCGAGCGTGTCGAAGACGTGGTGCTCAACCGCACGCCGGAAGGCACCGATGCACTGCTGGCGATCGCCGACGATTACAAGGGTGGCGGCGCGGCCAAGGAAGTCGAGAACGAGGAGTGGCGCTCGCTGCCGGTCGGCAAGCGACTGGAGCATGCGCTGGTCAAGGGCATCACCGCCTACATCGTCGAGGACACCGAGGAGTGTCGCCAGCAGGCGGCGCGTCCGATCGAGGTCATCGAAGGCCCCTTGATGAGCGGCATGAACGTGGTCGGCGACCTGTTCGGCGCGGGCAAGATGTTCCTGCCCCAGGTGGTCAAGTCGGCGCGGGTGATGAAGCAAGCCGTGGCCCACCTGATCCCCTTCATCGAGGCCGAGAAAGGCGACAAGCCCGAAGCCAAGGGCAAGATCCTGATGGCCACGGTCAAGGGCGACGTGCACGACATCGGCAAGAACATCGTCGGCGTGGTGCTCGGCTGCAACGGCTACGACATCGTCGACCTGGGCGTGATGGTGCCGGCCGAGAAGATCCTGCAGACCGCGCGCGAGCAGAAGTGCGACATCATCGGCCTGTCCGGCCTGATCACCCCGTCGCTCGACGAAATGGTCCACGTGGCCCGCGAGATGCAGCGCCAGGACTTCCACCTGCCGCTGATGATCGGCGGCGCGACCACCTCCAAGGCGCACACGGCGGTGAAGATCGAGCCCAAGTACTCGAACGATGCGGTGATCTACGTGACCGACGCCTCGCGCGCCGTCGGCGTGGCTACCCAGCTGCTGTCCAAGGAGCTCAAACCAGGCTTCATCGAAAAGACCCGCCTGGAGTACCAGGATGTGCGCGAGCGCACCGCCAACCGTAGCGCGCGCACCGAGCGCCTGAGCTATGAGCAGGCCATCGCGCGCAAGCCCCAGTTCGACTGGGCGACCCATTCGCCGGTCGCGCCGAGCTTCACCGGTGTGCAGGTGCTGGACGATATCGACCTGCGGGTGCTGGCCGAGTACATCGACTGGACCCCGTTCTTCATCTCCTGGGACCTGGCCGGCAAGTTCCCCCGCATCCTCACCGACGAAGTGGTCGGCGAAGCCGCCACGGCCCTCTATGAAGATGCCCGCCAGATGCTCGACAAGCTGATCGACGAGCGCCTGATCAGTGCCCGTGCGGTCTTCGGTTTCTGGCCGGCCAACCAGGTCGCCGACGACGACATCGAGGTCTACGGTGCCGAGGGCCAGACCCTGGCCACCCTGCACCACCTGCGCCAGCAGACCATCAAGCCCGACGGCAAGCCGAACCTGTCGCTGGCCGACTTCGTCGCGCCTAAGGACAGTGGCGTCACCGACTACGTGGGCGGCTTCATCACCACGGCGGGCATCGGTGCCGAGGAAGTCGCCAAGGCCTACCAGGACAAGGGCGACGACTACAACTCGATCATGGTCAAGGCCCTGGCCGACCGCCTGGCCGAAGCCTGCGCCGAGTGGCTGCACGAACGGGTGCGCAAGGAGCACTGGGGCTACGCCCGGGACGAACAGCTCGACAACGAGGCACTGATCAAGGAGCAGTACAGCGGTATCCGCCCGGCACCCGGCTATCCGGCCTGCCCGGACCACACCGAGAAGGAGACCCTGTTCCGCTTGCTCGACGGCACCGGAATCGGCGAGACCGGCCCCAGTGGCGTGTTCCTGACCGAGCATTTCGCGATGTTCCCGGCAGCGGCGGTCAGTGGCTGGTACTTCGCACACCCGCAGGCGCAGTATTTCGCCGTGGGCAAGGTCGAGAAGGACCAGATCGAACGCTACAGCGCACGCAAGGGGCAGGAAGTGAGCGTGAGCGAGCGGTGGCTGGCGCCTAACCTGGGGTATGAAGGGTAA
- a CDS encoding sulfite reductase, with product MYVYDEYDQRIIEDRVKQFRDQTRRYLAGELSEEEFRPLRLQNGLYIQRFAPMLRVAVPYGQLNATQARMLAKIARDYDKGYAHISTRQNVQFNWPALEDIPDILAELATVQMHAIQTSGNCLRNTTTDQFAGVAQDEVVDPRPWCEIVRQWTTFHPEFAFLPRKFKIAINGSKQDRAAIEVHDIGLEPMYNAAGELGFRVLVGGGLGRTPVVGAFINEFLPWQDLISYLDAILRVYNRYGRRDNKYKARIKILVKALTPEVFAEKVEAEMVHLRGGASTLTEAEVQRVSRHFVDPAYQALDDVDYATLDQEHPGFARWRSRNTRAHKRPGYVAVTLSLKPTGVAPGDLTDQQLDAVADLAERYSFGFLRTSHEQNIILADVEQRQLHALWLELREQGFATPNIGLLTDIICCPGGDFCSLANAKSIPIAESIQRRFDDLDYLFDIGELDLNISGCMNACGHHHVGHIGILGVDKKGEEFYQVSLGGNAARDASLGKILGPSFAQDEMADVIEKLIGVYVEKRTEDERFIDTYQRIGIDPFKERVYAANH from the coding sequence ATGTACGTATATGACGAGTACGATCAGCGGATCATCGAGGACCGCGTCAAGCAGTTCCGTGATCAGACCCGCCGCTACCTGGCCGGTGAGCTGAGCGAAGAAGAATTCCGCCCTCTGCGCCTGCAGAATGGCCTCTACATCCAGCGTTTCGCCCCCATGCTGCGCGTGGCCGTCCCTTATGGTCAGTTGAACGCCACCCAGGCGCGCATGCTCGCGAAGATCGCCCGCGACTACGACAAGGGTTACGCCCACATCAGCACCCGGCAGAACGTGCAGTTCAACTGGCCGGCGCTGGAAGACATCCCGGACATCCTCGCCGAGCTGGCCACCGTGCAGATGCACGCGATCCAGACCAGCGGCAACTGCCTGCGCAACACCACCACCGACCAGTTCGCCGGTGTCGCCCAGGATGAGGTGGTCGATCCACGCCCCTGGTGCGAGATCGTCCGTCAGTGGACGACCTTCCACCCGGAATTCGCCTTCCTGCCGCGCAAGTTCAAGATCGCCATCAACGGCTCGAAACAAGACCGTGCGGCCATCGAAGTCCACGACATCGGCCTGGAGCCGATGTACAACGCGGCCGGCGAACTGGGCTTCCGCGTGCTGGTCGGTGGCGGCCTGGGCCGTACGCCCGTGGTCGGTGCGTTCATCAACGAGTTCCTGCCCTGGCAGGACCTGATCAGCTACCTCGACGCCATCCTGCGCGTGTACAACCGTTACGGTCGCCGTGACAACAAGTACAAGGCGCGGATCAAGATCCTGGTCAAGGCCCTGACGCCGGAAGTCTTCGCCGAAAAGGTCGAGGCCGAGATGGTCCACCTGCGTGGCGGTGCTAGCACCTTGACCGAAGCCGAAGTGCAGCGCGTCTCGCGTCACTTCGTCGACCCGGCCTACCAAGCCCTGGATGACGTCGACTACGCCACCCTGGACCAGGAACACCCCGGCTTCGCGCGCTGGCGCTCACGCAACACCCGTGCCCACAAGCGCCCTGGCTATGTCGCCGTGACCCTGTCGCTCAAGCCTACGGGCGTGGCGCCGGGCGACCTGACCGACCAGCAGCTCGACGCCGTGGCCGACCTGGCCGAGCGATACAGCTTCGGCTTCCTGCGCACTTCGCACGAGCAGAACATCATCCTGGCCGACGTCGAACAGCGGCAGCTGCATGCACTCTGGCTGGAGCTGCGCGAACAAGGCTTCGCCACGCCGAACATCGGCCTGCTGACCGACATCATCTGCTGCCCGGGTGGCGACTTCTGCTCGCTGGCCAACGCCAAGTCGATCCCGATCGCCGAGTCCATCCAGCGCCGCTTCGACGACCTGGACTACCTGTTCGACATCGGCGAGCTGGACCTGAACATCTCCGGTTGCATGAACGCCTGTGGCCATCACCACGTCGGCCACATCGGCATTCTCGGGGTGGACAAGAAGGGCGAGGAGTTCTATCAGGTCTCGCTGGGCGGCAACGCAGCGCGCGATGCGAGCCTGGGCAAGATCCTCGGTCCTTCCTTCGCCCAGGACGAGATGGCCGACGTGATCGAGAAGCTGATCGGCGTGTATGTCGAGAAACGCACCGAAGACGAGCGCTTCATCGACACCTACCAGCGTATCGGCATCGACCCTTTCAAGGAGCGCGTCTATGCAGCGAATCATTAA